The DNA window TATCCAGGGCAGGATAGCCGCGATCCGCAGTTGGGCTTATATTTGTCAAAGGCCTGACTGGGTGTTGGCACGGGATGAAATGGCCAGCCGCGCGATGGCGGTCGAGGCTAAATTGTCAGACGCGCTTCATGGCAGGCTGACCGAACGTTTTGTGAATAGAAGGACTGCAATCCTGATGAAAACTCTGGGCCAGGATCCCGCAATGTTGCCGGTTAAGCTGGCAGAAGACGGTGCATTATGTGTCGAAGACGAACCGATCGGCAAGGTTGAGGGGTTCCGCTTCACCGTCGACCCGCTTGCCAACCATTCTGACCGCAAAATGCTGCTGTCCGCTGGTGAAAAAGCATTGCCGCGTATTTTGGGTGAGCGCGCTCGGAAATTGCTGGCTGGCAATCTGGAAGGTTTGCATCTCCGCAAGGGAGCAATCTGGTGGGGCAACCAGAAGGTCGCGTCGCTGGACATTGGTGTGGGTGCAGCTGCTGCCAAGATCGACTTATCGCGAGATCTGGATGCCCTGACAGAAACGGACCGCGCTGCTATGGCATCAGGGCTGGAGCAATGGCTTTCCAAAAAGACCGAGCCGGTTGCGCCGCTCCACAAGATGGAGGCCGCAACTCGCGATAAGGATGCTGGATCGCAAGCGCGCGCATTGCTTTTGACACTGATTGCGGGTCACGGTTTTGTGACTCGCGAGAAGGCCGGACTGGAGCATTTGCCCAAAGAAGTCAGGCCGTTCCTTCGCCGTCTTGGTGTCACATTTGGCGCGCTGGATATATTTGCACCCGCTTTGCTGAAGCCTGCGCCCCGCCAAATTCTGCATGCGTTGGGCGTAGATCGCAGGCCTTTACAGGAGAACATGCAGCCCGTGATTGAAGGTGCTGGCAAGCACCCATCGGGATATCGGTCCGCTGGCAAGCAAGCAGTGCGGATCGATATTGCCGAGAAGATCATGCGTGCGGCGCACGAGGCAAAGGCTCAATCAGGAAAGAGGCGTTTTCGAATTGATCCGGCGCTTGCGATTTCAACAGGGCTTACGCAGGATAGCTTCAAGCGGTTACTTAGCGCGGCTGGCTTTCGCATCCAGCCGGTACGTATTTTGAAAGAGGGGGCCTACGGACCGCCTGCACCTGATACTTGGGAATGGAAGCCAACGCGGCGCAAGCAACAGCATGTCGCAAATGCCGGCCCTCGTGAAGGCAGTGCATTTTCAGCTCTGGCAGATCTGGTTCGGTAAGTCACAGACACGATGAGGATTGATCGGCTCCTGTGCTACTTGCGGTTCGTAAAAACGCGAAGTCAGGCACGAAGACTGATCGAGCAGGGGCACAGCCGCTGCAATGGCACCCGAATTATTCGTGCAAGCCTTCCGATTACCGAATCAGATATTCTGACCTTGGCGTTAGGCAAGACTGTACGAATCGTTGAAATTTTACAGCTGCCCACGCGGCGCGGATCGGTTCATGACGCTAAGGCTTGCTATCGCGTTCTTGACCCACAGGAGGAAGGTGCCATAGCAGAGGCCAAATCATTACAGGATAAAGGGAACACGCCACCATGACATATGTCGTCACCGAAGCGTGCATTAAGTGCAAATATACCGACTGCGTAGAAGTCTGCCCCGTGGACTGCTTCTATGAAGGCGAGAATATGCTGGTTATCAATCCCAGCGAATGCATTGACTGCGGCGTATGCGAACCAGAATGCCCGGCCGAGGCCATTTTGCCTGATACAGAAGATGGTCTCGAAAAAGTTCTTGAGCTCAATACCAAATATTCCGCTGAATGGCCCAATATCACTACCCAGAAGGAGCCACCAGCCGACGCCGATGATTTTAAAGGCGTGGAAGGCAAGATGGAAAAGTTCTTCTCTCCCGAGCCGGGCGAAGGCGACTAGGTTTATGTCCGTATTGCGGTTGGTAAAACCCTGATTCTCGTGAGAATCAGGGCGCGATACGTTGCCAATCAATACCGACTCGCAATTTTGTTGCGCTCGTGCTATATGAATTATTCACCGCACCGACGTAACCTCGGTGGAAGGTGCATAATTGAAAAGGGGCGCAACCACTTTTCGACAACAAGATTAGGATTGGACCGAGTCGCACGATACGGCCTAAGCTAGATTTTGGCTGTCCTTAAGGTGACCGTACCGCACGAAAGGACTTTTTATGGCTGGCAAGGCTCTCGCCTTCGATGTCGGCGACTATGTCGTCTACCCAAAGCACGGTGTCGGCCGTGTCACCGAAATTCAAAATGAAGAAATCGCTGGAATGGCGCTGGAACTCTATGTTCTGCGCTTTGAAAAGGAGCGCATGACGCTCCGTGTTCCCACCAACAAGGTTGAAGCCATTGGCATGCGCAAGCTGTCGAGCGACAAGACTTTAAAAGAGGCCATGGAAACGCTCAAAGGCAAGCCCAAGGTCAAACGCACCATGTGGAGCCGCCGCGCTCAGGAATATGAAGCGAAGATCAATTCAGGCGATTTGGTATCTATTGCCGAAGTGACCCGCGATCTGTTCCGCCCCGATGATCAGCCCGAGCAATCTTATTCTGAACGGCAGATCTTCGAGGCTGCATCGAGCCGTCTGGCGCGCGAATTGGCCGCAATGGACAAGACCGACGAGCCTACTGCCTTGGAAAAGGTTCTGGATATCCTGCGCGAGCACGCCCCGCAATATTATGACAATGGCGACGATGATAGCTGATCGACGAACCGCCTGACCAATCCGACAAGGGCTGCCTGAAAGGGCGGCCCTTTTCATTGTGGTGCCTTGTTTAAACGCCTTCACTGTATTATGTGTGCAATACAGTTCTATGGAGGATCCAATGTTTAATCAACTTCTCAAAAAAATGGCCCCTGCGGCGGTTATGGCACTCGGGCTGAGCCTCAGCGCATGCAACGTCAACATGTCGATCAATGGTGACGAAGGCGTGCCGCTCGCCGAACTTGACCAATCCGGCGATGCTCCGACCGGGGTCGCGTTGCTTGGTCCTGATACGGTTATCATTACCGAAGGCGACACTCTGGGAATTACGGTTGAAGGTAAGAGCGAGGCAGTCGAGGCCATGCGCTTCACATTGGAAGGCGGGACGCTCGCCGTGATGCGCGACTCAGATATTTGGGATGGCGACGACAAGGCCACAGTCCGCGTCACGATGCCCGCACCAGAAGATTTGAATATGGCCGGCTCCGGGCGTATCGAAGCGATGACTATGGCAAGCCAAGCAAATATTAACATTGCGGGGTCCGGCACGATTGAGGTTTCAGCAATCTCTTCCGAGGATCTTGAAGTTGCTATGGCGGGCTCAGGCAAAGTGAAAGTAAGCGGCACCGCCAATTCACTTGAAGTCGCTGTAATGGGGTCGGGCGAAACCGATCTTGCGGGACTGAAAGTTGAAACGGCAGAGGTTTCGATCGCTGGCTCGGGCAGCGTCAGCCTTGCCTCCGATGGCAAAGTCGAGGCCAACATTGCGGGATCGGGTAACGTGAATGTCAGCGGTAGCGCGACTTGCGAAGTGAATTCGATGGGTTCTGGCAAAGTGACCTGCAAATCACCCGCAGCGAAATCAGAGCCTGAGGCAACATCTGGAGACGGGCAAGCCGAATAATCGCCTTGTTCATATATTCTGTGATAGGGCCGCGCGTCAAAGGAGAACCTTTATGCGCGGCCTCTTGATTATAGCTGCTGTGGCCAGCTCGCTGACGCTGTCAGGCTGCCTGGCTAAGGCGGCCTTAGATGTAGCCACCGCACCGGTTCGGGTGGCGAGCAAGGCAGTCGATCTCGCCACCACCAGTCAATCTGAAGCAGATGAAAAACGCGGCCGGGAAATCCGTCAACGAGAGGAGCGTTTAGGCAGGTTGCAGCGACAGTATGAAAAGGAGCAGCAAGATTGCACCGATGGCGATCGCAGGGCCTGCGAAAAAGCGCAGAAAACCTACGCCGAGATGCAGGTTCTGATGCCTGGCGTACCAGTGGAGCCCGTTACGCGGTGATCAGGCCGATGCCCGGCGAAGACGGTCGTTGATTGCTTTGCCTAATCCGGTGTCAGCAATCGGAGCTACAGCAATCCGAGGCAAATCGGAACCGGTCGCTTCATGCAGACAAGCATAAAGATTGGACCCGGCCTCGGCCAAATTGCCTGAAACTGACAGCGAGCAATCGCCAGCCACTGCCCCGAAACCGATGTGAAATTCGTCCGCTTCCGCGCGTTCGGCGTTGAGCCGGACTGGCTTGCCGGGGGCATAATGGCTCGCGAGCTGTCCGGGCGCTTCGATTGAATTTCCGCTAGCTCCTCTCTCCAATCCCCGGTCAAAATAGTGTCTGTGCAAAGCATCCAGATCGACTGGGCCGGGCCGCAGCTCCTCCCAACTACCATCTTCGCGAACAGCCAGGATCGTCGATTCAAGCCCTTTTTCGCATGGTCCGGCATCAAGGATCAGATCAATTCTTTCATCAAGCGACGCCGCCACATGGCTAGCGCTGGTCGGACTGATAAAGCCGCTGCGGTTTGCCGAAGGGGCAGCAAGCGGGAACTCACAAATCTCTAGCAATGCCCGCATTACAGGATGTGCTGGGGCACGCAGCGCCACCGTTGGCAGCCCAGCGCTTACCGCGTCAGCCAAACCGGCATCTGGATTCAACGGAACAACGAGAGTGAGTGGCCCGGGCCATTCCAATTCTGCCAGCCATGATGCGCTGCCAGTCAAATTTGCATAGCTTCGCGCATGTTCAGCATCGCGGACATGAACAATTAGCGGATTGAAGCTCGGCCGCCCCTTTGCTGCATAGATCTTGGCGACCGCTTCCTCATTGTCAGCGCGGGCAGCGAGACCATAAACCGTCTCCGTCGGCACTGCGACCAAGCCCCCCGAACGCAGGATTTCGGCCGCACGGGCGATTCCGGCAGCGTCAGCAAGTATTGATTCCGTAGCGTTCTTGTCGCCCATGCCGCCGCGCTATAAGTGAGGGGCACAAAAAGCCAAGGGAATCGTTGTTCCTGCGCATTCACAATACCTTTCAAGGAAACTGAAATTGACCCCTTTCACACCTCCTACCCAGGACCAGTTGCTAGCAATCAAAATCAATTCCGGGATCGCGGAATTGGCTCAAAGTGAGCGCTTTGCTGCTGCCGAAGAGGATATGGTGCAGGCGATTGTCGAAGGTGTGGGCGCATTTGCCGCAGGCGAATTTGCTCCACTTAATCGCATAGGCGATCTCGAAGGGGCGAAGCTCGAAAACAACATAGTCCGCCTACCCGATGGCTACAATGCGGCCTATGATCAATATGTTGCGCAGGGCTGGAACGCGATTGCCTCTCCGCAAGAGTTTGGCGGCCAAGGCCTGCCGTTCACGCTCGCTTGCAATGTGATCGAGAACTTAGGTGCGGCTAATATGGCCTTCACTTTGCTCCCGATGCTGTCGGTCGGTGCAATCGATGCGGTCGAAAACCACGGCAATGACGAACAAAAGTCGGTCTACTTGCCCAAGCTGGTCAGCGGCGAATGGTCGGGCACAATGAATTTAACCGAGCCACAAGCAGGGAGCGATGTCGGCGCCCTCCGTTCCACCGCAACGCCAATCGAAAGCGGAGACCATGCGGGCAAATATCTGATCAACGGCCAGAAAATCTATATCACTTGGGGGGAGCACGAGCTTTCCAAGAACATAATCCATCTGGTGCTTGCCCGGCTACCCGGCGCGCCTGAGGGCACCCGCGGAATTTCATTGTTCATTGTGCCCAAATACCACGTGAACGATGATGGTTCTTTGGGCAGCAAAAATGACCTGCGCTGCGTCAGCCTTGAACATAAATTGGGGATCAATGCCTCTCCGACCTGCGTGATGAGTTACGGCGACAATGGCGAGTGTATTGGCGAGCTCATCGGTGAGGAAAATCGCGGTCTGGCAGCGATGTTCACGATGATGAACAATGCGCGGATCAATGTTGGCAGCCAAGGTGTGCAGATAGCCGAACGGGCGCTGCAACAGGCGGCCTATTATGCCAAGGACCGCGTCCAGTCGGCACGCGCCGGTTCGCCGGACCGCGCTCCTGTCGCGATTATAGAACATCCCGACGTCCGCCGGATGCTACTGCGAATGAAATCCCTGACCGAAGCGATGCGCGCACTGCTCTATTACACTACAGGCCAGGTTGACCGCGGCACGTTGGGCGATGCCGCTGCTGGGGCGCGCGGCGATGTGCTCGTTCCGATGATTAAGGCCTGGGGCACCGATACGGGTATCGATGTTGCCAGCATCGGCGTGCAAATTCACGGAGGTATGGGATTTGTCGAAGAAACCGGCGCAGCACAACATTACCGCGACGCGCGCATCGCCCCCATCTATGAAGGCACGAATGGTATACAGGCGGCTGATCTAGTGACGCGTAAGCTCGGCCTTGAAAATGGTGAGGTTTATGCCCGCCTGATGGCCGATATTGCTCAGGCTGCGGCGGATGAACCAGCGCTCGCGTCGCTGGCACAGGATTGCGCAGCCATTGCAGAGTGGATGCGCGAAACTGCCTCGTTGGATGACAAATTGGCGGGTAGCGTGCCCTTCTGCACCATGTCGGCAGTTGCGGTTGCGGGCTGGCAGATGCTGCTTCAAAAACGCGCTGTCGAGAGCGGTGAAGCACCATCGTTGGCCGCGATCAAGCCGGTGACTGCGCAGTTCTTCATCGACCACGTCGTCCCGGAAGCAGCCGGCTTGAAAGCCTCAGCCACTGCGGGTTCAGACATATTCTATGCGCTGACTACAGACCAACTTGCCGGCTGAACCGCATGAGGTAACTCGCGCCTAATCGCTAGTCGTCGGTATCGCGACCTTCCGGGCAAATTCCTCTGTAAAGGCTGCTCGCGGATCGCCTGTCAATTCGGTCCGCGGAGCCAGAGACTCACCCTTCAACCGCTTGACCGCAAAGGCCGGCTCTGACTTAGGATTGAACACACGCCAGATAATGCCAGCAG is part of the Pontixanthobacter gangjinensis genome and encodes:
- a CDS encoding acyl-CoA dehydrogenase, producing the protein MTPFTPPTQDQLLAIKINSGIAELAQSERFAAAEEDMVQAIVEGVGAFAAGEFAPLNRIGDLEGAKLENNIVRLPDGYNAAYDQYVAQGWNAIASPQEFGGQGLPFTLACNVIENLGAANMAFTLLPMLSVGAIDAVENHGNDEQKSVYLPKLVSGEWSGTMNLTEPQAGSDVGALRSTATPIESGDHAGKYLINGQKIYITWGEHELSKNIIHLVLARLPGAPEGTRGISLFIVPKYHVNDDGSLGSKNDLRCVSLEHKLGINASPTCVMSYGDNGECIGELIGEENRGLAAMFTMMNNARINVGSQGVQIAERALQQAAYYAKDRVQSARAGSPDRAPVAIIEHPDVRRMLLRMKSLTEAMRALLYYTTGQVDRGTLGDAAAGARGDVLVPMIKAWGTDTGIDVASIGVQIHGGMGFVEETGAAQHYRDARIAPIYEGTNGIQAADLVTRKLGLENGEVYARLMADIAQAAADEPALASLAQDCAAIAEWMRETASLDDKLAGSVPFCTMSAVAVAGWQMLLQKRAVESGEAPSLAAIKPVTAQFFIDHVVPEAAGLKASATAGSDIFYALTTDQLAG
- a CDS encoding L-threonylcarbamoyladenylate synthase; amino-acid sequence: MGDKNATESILADAAGIARAAEILRSGGLVAVPTETVYGLAARADNEEAVAKIYAAKGRPSFNPLIVHVRDAEHARSYANLTGSASWLAELEWPGPLTLVVPLNPDAGLADAVSAGLPTVALRAPAHPVMRALLEICEFPLAAPSANRSGFISPTSASHVAASLDERIDLILDAGPCEKGLESTILAVREDGSWEELRPGPVDLDALHRHYFDRGLERGASGNSIEAPGQLASHYAPGKPVRLNAERAEADEFHIGFGAVAGDCSLSVSGNLAEAGSNLYACLHEATGSDLPRIAVAPIADTGLGKAINDRLRRASA
- a CDS encoding S4 domain-containing protein, with protein sequence MRIDRLLCYLRFVKTRSQARRLIEQGHSRCNGTRIIRASLPITESDILTLALGKTVRIVEILQLPTRRGSVHDAKACYRVLDPQEEGAIAEAKSLQDKGNTPP
- a CDS encoding head GIN domain-containing protein; the encoded protein is MFNQLLKKMAPAAVMALGLSLSACNVNMSINGDEGVPLAELDQSGDAPTGVALLGPDTVIITEGDTLGITVEGKSEAVEAMRFTLEGGTLAVMRDSDIWDGDDKATVRVTMPAPEDLNMAGSGRIEAMTMASQANINIAGSGTIEVSAISSEDLEVAMAGSGKVKVSGTANSLEVAVMGSGETDLAGLKVETAEVSIAGSGSVSLASDGKVEANIAGSGNVNVSGSATCEVNSMGSGKVTCKSPAAKSEPEATSGDGQAE
- a CDS encoding CarD family transcriptional regulator; translated protein: MAGKALAFDVGDYVVYPKHGVGRVTEIQNEEIAGMALELYVLRFEKERMTLRVPTNKVEAIGMRKLSSDKTLKEAMETLKGKPKVKRTMWSRRAQEYEAKINSGDLVSIAEVTRDLFRPDDQPEQSYSERQIFEAASSRLARELAAMDKTDEPTALEKVLDILREHAPQYYDNGDDDS
- the fdxA gene encoding ferredoxin FdxA translates to MTYVVTEACIKCKYTDCVEVCPVDCFYEGENMLVINPSECIDCGVCEPECPAEAILPDTEDGLEKVLELNTKYSAEWPNITTQKEPPADADDFKGVEGKMEKFFSPEPGEGD
- a CDS encoding helicase-related protein; amino-acid sequence: MCAHSSGAMGFPLRLLAREVYDRVVAIKGTAQVALLTGEERIEPPDARYFCCTAEAMPKSTGGTNGKLAFVALDEAQLGGNRERGHVFTDHLLHTRGREETMLLGAATLEPLVRALVPNAEIISRPRFSTLTHIGPRKLSRLPPRSAIVAFSAEQVYAVAEMLRRFRGGSAIVMGALSPETRNRQVAMFQSGEVDYIVATDAIGMGLNLDINHVAFASLKKFDGIRQRRLIPAEIAQIAGRAGRHQTDGTFGMLSGAGGKGLEPADFTEEEIYAVEEHRFAPMTKLLWRDSQPRFDSISTLIADLERIPHQTQLQVMPETIDLAVLKRLADESLSSDVKGPSQVRRFWDVCSLPDFRQQGAETHSRFVARLWQDLHDGYIGADFAAARIAELDNMQGDIHAIQGRIAAIRSWAYICQRPDWVLARDEMASRAMAVEAKLSDALHGRLTERFVNRRTAILMKTLGQDPAMLPVKLAEDGALCVEDEPIGKVEGFRFTVDPLANHSDRKMLLSAGEKALPRILGERARKLLAGNLEGLHLRKGAIWWGNQKVASLDIGVGAAAAKIDLSRDLDALTETDRAAMASGLEQWLSKKTEPVAPLHKMEAATRDKDAGSQARALLLTLIAGHGFVTREKAGLEHLPKEVRPFLRRLGVTFGALDIFAPALLKPAPRQILHALGVDRRPLQENMQPVIEGAGKHPSGYRSAGKQAVRIDIAEKIMRAAHEAKAQSGKRRFRIDPALAISTGLTQDSFKRLLSAAGFRIQPVRILKEGAYGPPAPDTWEWKPTRRKQQHVANAGPREGSAFSALADLVR